Proteins encoded within one genomic window of Aquarana catesbeiana isolate 2022-GZ linkage group LG03, ASM4218655v1, whole genome shotgun sequence:
- the LOC141133528 gene encoding 1-phosphatidylinositol phosphodiesterase-like yields the protein MDQSVKLFIYFMVVGVFGEQTPAFDRTDAPAVTMPDWMSYVPDNLPLSSLAIPGTHDTMAFFGGSLAECQSWSLLNQFNAGVRFLDIRPRHYQDRLPIFHGVSYQRTYFDQVLKDTVAFLIKYPSETVLMRVKEEYEPYQNTRSYYKSVAEVVSQIGEQWFLRSRSLPTLGEARGKIIILQQFSSNGEGPDFGPPYPGHMSISDKYQVTDDADKWAEVERHLKVAQNGDPERAYLTYCSGTHWLLYTPESLARKINPRVLNYLNTKTSVAGKRSVGVVLMDFPGAEVVRQIVLDNWK from the exons ATGGATCAAAGCGTGAAGCTGTTTATATACTTTATG GTTGTAGGAGTGTTTGGTGAACAGACTCCAGCCTTTGATCGCACAGATGCTCCTGCAGTCACCATGCCAGACTGGATGTCTTATGTCCCGGAcaacctccccctctcctccttggCCATACCAGGAACCCATGACACTATGGCCTTTTTTGGTGGATCTCTTGCTGAGTGCCAGAGCTGGAGTCTACTAAACCAGTTCAATGCTGGAGTTAGGTTCTTGGATATCCGGCCACGTCATTACCAAGACCGCCTGCCCATTTTCCATGGAGTGTCCTACCAACGCACCTACTTTGACCAAGTCCTCAAGGATACGGTGGCCTTTCTAATAAAGTATCCTAGTGAAACAGTGTTGATGAGAGTGAAGGAGGAGTATGAGCCATATCAGAACACCAGAAGCTACTACAAGAGTGTAGCCGAAGTTGTGAGCCAAATTGGAGAACAGTGGTTCTTAAGAAGCAGGAGCCTCCCCACCTTGGGAGAAGCCAGGGGAAAGATTATCATTCTTCAACAATTTTCATCCAATGGAGAAGGTCCTGACTTTGGTCCTCCATATCCTGGTCATATGAGCATCTCAGATAAATATCAGGTTACTGATGACGCGGACAAATGGGCAGAAGTGGAGAGACACCTCAAGGTGGCCCAAAATGGCGATCCAGAAAGAGCTTACCTGACCTACTGCTCAGGAACACACTGGCTCCTCTACACACCAGAATCACTGGCTCGCAAGATCAACCCAAGAGTGCTTAACTATCTGAACACCAAGACATCAGTAGCAGGGAAGAGGTCGGTAGGTGTTGTACTAATGGACTTCCCAGGGGCAGAAGTAGTGAGGCAAATCGTTCTAGATAACTGGAAATGA